The genomic segment ATTCCTTAACCTTGTCCCTGTCTGTTTGACCATCTGGTTTTTTAGGAATCTGCTTGACAAATTCAACATAACCGGGTTTTTTATACCTGGCAATCTTTGAAGCCACAAATTCTGAAAGTTCTCCAGGTTTCAAAGACTTTCCTGGATGAAGTAAACACACTGCCTTTATTCCTTCACCGAATTTTGGATCAGGCACCCCGATAACTGAAACATCTGCAACAGCAGGATGTTCCAGGATAACAGCCTCAACCTCGGCAGGATAAACATTTTCTCCTCCAGGCTTGATTAATTCCTTTTCAGGTTTTCGTCCCTTAAACCAGAGAAAGGATTCTTCATCCATTGCCCCTGTATCCCCTGTATAATGCCATGAGCCTTTTATTGTTTTTTTATCAGGTTTTCCCTGGTTCCAAAATCCTTGAAACACCAAAGGCCCCTGAACAGCGATCTCCCCTGTCTGCCCGGCAGGAACCTGGTTGTTATTTTCATCAACAATTTTCACCTTTGTCAAAAGTCCGGGGGTTCCGGCAGAACCTGGTTTTTTAGAAGATGGAGAAAATGCTGCCAGTCCCGATGTTTCGGTCTGGCCGTATAATATCCAGAAAACTGCTCCTGTTTTCTTTTCAAAAAGCTCTATATTTTCAGGGCTGTCAATTCCCAGTACCTGGCGCAGGCTGGATATATCAGCCTTTGTATTATCAAGTTCTGCAAGAATACGTGAAAGAATGGGCGGAAAACTGCCCCACAATGAAACCTTTTCCTTTTCAGTCTGCTCAATGGTCAGTTTTTCATCAAATTTTTCAATAATAACATTTTTACCCCCGGCATGCATGACTGACAAAGCCAGATTCAGCCCTGTTATATGAAATAATGGAAGCATGTTCAAATAAACATCATCACAGGTCAAACCCATCTCAGCAATGGTCTGCATGTTTCCAAAAATAAAATTTCCATGACTTAAAACCGCTCCCCGGGGTTTCCCCTGCACAGCAGCAGTATAAATAATGCAAAAAGGATCATCTGTTCCAACAAATTCAGTCTGAACAAAATCTGATTCAGGGTTTATCAAATCATCCATAAAAAAATTATCTGGATTTTCAGAATCAATATCTATTACTTCCATTTCAGGCATTTTAATTTTAACATTTTTCCTGAGTTCCTCTCCCATGTGATCGTCTGCAACAAGGATTTTAGGGCTTGAATCTTCAAGAATATATTGAATTTCATTTTCTGAAAGCCGCCAGTTTAAAGGAACAAGAACAGCACCAAGAGCAGATGCTGCTCCAAATAAAATAAAAAATTGATAATTATTATGAGCCAGGATTGCAATCCTGTCCCCTTTGCCAATACCCTGTTCTTCAAAACTTTCAGCCAGACCATTAACCTGCTGCAAAAGTTCATCACAAGTCAGGTATAAGCCCTCAAAAACCAGGGCTTTTGAATGGGGATATAAACTGGCATTTCTCTTAAAAATGTCGTAAATATTAAAGTCATGCATAAATTTCTCCTGTTGTTGTTTAAATCGGGTTATTTAAAATCTCCTACTAATGTAAAAGCTCCCCAGTATCCTGGATGAGGATATTGATTTTTAACATCAAGGACTGCTTTTCTCAAACTTGCGGCCTTGTCGTATTTTGTATAATGACGGTAGAATTGTTTTAAAAGTATTGCAGAAGATATATCGCTTACCCTCCACAGGCTTGATATTATGGTATGTGTTCCTGCATAGAGAAATGAGCGGTTTAAACCAATAACATCGTCTCCCCGGGTTATTTTCCCCAGGCCGGTCTGACATGCGCTGAGAACCACCATATCTGCATTTATATTTAAGCCAAAAACTTCCCTTGCTTCAAGATTTCCATCTGATTTTCCATGTTTTGCCAGCCTGACTGCGGAAAACAAGGGATTGACAGGGTCAAATTCGCCGTGGGATGCAAGATGGATTATACCGAATTTTTCAATATTTTCAGACAACCAGGCTTCACTGGCATCTTTTCGGGTTTTTGTTGTAATATCAGGGAAATTCCACTGGATTGAGGCAACTTCATGTTCTGAAAAAGGAAGATCAAAAACCGGGTCTTCCAGATCAGGGTTACCAATGGCAAGAACCTTTGTATTTTTATTGTTTAACCGCCTGGATAAAGTAATATCCAGAATACTTGCACTTGGAAGATAAAATAACGGGGTATGGTCAACAAGATAATCATTCTCATATGCCAGGGCGGCAAAAGATAGATAATGGAGCATTTTATGGGGAATTATTCCTAAAATTTCAATATCCTCTAGATCAGATATTATGGGCTTAAGAATTATACTGGATAATTTTTCAGACATATCTTCCAGTGGTTCCAGGTTCTGGATCATTGTCCGAAAATCAAGAATATCACTGGATAAACTATTTATATCTATGGGAATTCTGAAAAGCTTAATATCCTGGCTGCTTATACGCCAGCAGAAAAGTTCTTGAGGCAGTACATAATAAGAGATAAGCACAAGCCCTGGTTTCATCAATTTGTATATATCTGAGACCTTTACAGGTTCAACTGAAACAAGAGATGCCATTTGAGGATTTTTTGCCTGGATTCCCAGGTTTAAATTTTTAAGATCGTTTTTAAGGGATTCTATCATGTTCAAGGTGGATTGTTTATATATTTCCAGGGCTTTGGTGTCTGAACTACCAGCAGCAGTACTGCTGGTATCTGCTGCAAGAGATTCAAGTTCTTTAATCCTGTCCCTGATCTTTGCCTGTTTTTCCAAAAGCTCCTGATCAATGTTATTATTAAGTTTGAGCTGGTGATTTCCCAGTATATCAATAAAGTTCCTGGCACGGGACCGTTCAGCAATTTCAAAAGATTCAGAAACCTTTCCCATATCTGCCAGCAGCACTGCCAGGGTTTCATATACCTCCATTTTGTTTGTAATAAAATTATCCCTTAACTGTTCAATCTTAATTTCTGCACGCATGTCCTCTATTACATTTACTGCCTGATATAAAATTTTTTCAGCCTCAGCCTTGTTTTGTTCAAGTTTTGCAAGTTCAAATAATGTACGCCACCAGGTTTCACGTATGAACATGGATTTGGAAAGATCAAGGGCCTTGTTTAATGCTGTTTTTGCTTCTAATGTATTGCCCAGAACTGCATTTGCCTGTCCAAGACCAAGAAGGGACTTTGCCTCATTAATGCGATTTCCGATTTCACGGGTTTCCTTTGCTGCAGCCTGAAAAAGGGGAAGGGCTTCTGATGCCCTGCCTGAAAGAAGCAAAGCAATGGCTTTATTGCGGAGATCATAGGCTATGGCCCAGCGGGATTTGATTTTTTTATCTATAACAAGGGCTGAGTCAAATTTTTCAACAGCTTTTTCATACTGCCCTGTTTCCCGGTAAACAAGACCAATATTATTCAGGCATGTGGCAATTTCATCTTTGCGTTTATTAAAATCCCGGGCTTTTTCCAAAGCCTTGTTAAGTTCAAACAAGGCTTTTTCCTGGTCTCCCAGGGTCCACCATATAAGACCAGATGTATTAAGTGTTATAATTTCAAGAAGAGCCAGATCATGGTTTTTTGAGATTGAGTATGCTTTTTGCTGAAATTCAAATGCTTCCTGGTACCTGCCCTGGTACCAGGCGTTATTTGCCTGCTCTATTATTATTTTTGCTGATATTTCAGGAAATAAGCCAGGATTTGAAATCTTTAATGGTTCAATGGTTTCCAAAGCTTTTGCATAAAACTGATCTGCCTTAGGAAAATTTCCTAAAAGCCGGTAAGCCCTTCCTATATTTAACAACGACTGGGCTGTACCTGGGA from the Desulfonema limicola genome contains:
- a CDS encoding AMP-binding protein, translated to MHDFNIYDIFKRNASLYPHSKALVFEGLYLTCDELLQQVNGLAESFEEQGIGKGDRIAILAHNNYQFFILFGAASALGAVLVPLNWRLSENEIQYILEDSSPKILVADDHMGEELRKNVKIKMPEMEVIDIDSENPDNFFMDDLINPESDFVQTEFVGTDDPFCIIYTAAVQGKPRGAVLSHGNFIFGNMQTIAEMGLTCDDVYLNMLPLFHITGLNLALSVMHAGGKNVIIEKFDEKLTIEQTEKEKVSLWGSFPPILSRILAELDNTKADISSLRQVLGIDSPENIELFEKKTGAVFWILYGQTETSGLAAFSPSSKKPGSAGTPGLLTKVKIVDENNNQVPAGQTGEIAVQGPLVFQGFWNQGKPDKKTIKGSWHYTGDTGAMDEESFLWFKGRKPEKELIKPGGENVYPAEVEAVILEHPAVADVSVIGVPDPKFGEGIKAVCLLHPGKSLKPGELSEFVASKIARYKKPGYVEFVKQIPKKPDGQTDRDKVKELYGK